A DNA window from Ranitomeya imitator isolate aRanImi1 chromosome 2, aRanImi1.pri, whole genome shotgun sequence contains the following coding sequences:
- the LOC138666382 gene encoding E3 ubiquitin/ISG15 ligase TRIM25-like, translating to MASVREELLCPICLEIFTSPVTLLCGHNFCWNCISHALDRRASSLYTCPQCRKTFRSRPVLTKNTTLDNIARLFASPKVASVYCTYCEPLIPAIKTCLQCETSMCSRHLQHHNRSVEHDLMDCNVSLHDKKCPIHNKILGYYCPMNATCICVSCCLSGEYRGLPVEPLNVAHDKKKEMLQKLLSILSTKTEDTKRRVMNLQNIQRVLRKVDNQGETLPGGTLMTEKKMSHVTNQIMELEREKQQLEIKTFWVVELSRQMDPIYFLEDVAIDSEDCTETLHLDTALITGTAPKYLLDIASKAKKWWFPNQRPAYVILNVNTAASNLLVSDHQKAITYMDMHQPRPETPERFEQNQILSVNMFSSGRHYWDVECSQVGDWMIGVCYATMDRKGKKSFLGCNSRSWCLRRRDNEFWVQHDTRCVHLPHVTSCNYVRVSLNCKVGQLTFHSVGCSIRHLYTYNIVFTEPLHAAFTLFSGGLAIRD from the coding sequence ATGGCCAGCGTGAGAGAGGAactgctctgccccatctgtctggaGATATTTACTAGCCCCGTGACCCTGTTGTGTGGACACAACTTCTGCTGGAATTGTATCAGTCACGCGTTGGACAGAAGAGCGTCCAGTTTGTACACGTGTCCCCAATGTAGGAAGACGTTCCGGTCAAGACCCGTCCTAACCAAGAACACAACCCTGGACAACATCGCCAGACTGTTCGCCTCTCCGAAAGTGGCGTCCGTCTATTGCACCTACTGCGAGCCTCTGATCCCTGCCATAAAAACGTGTCTGCAGTGCGAAACCTCCATGTGCAGCAGGCATCTCCAACATCACAACAGGTCGGTGGAACATGACTTGATGGACTGTAATGTTTCTCTGCACGATAAAAAATGCCCCATCCATAATAAGATCTTGGGGTATTACTGCCCAATGAATGCCACATGTATCTGCGTGTCCTGCTGCTTGTCTGGAGAATATCGGGGGCTCCCGGTGGAGCCGCTCAATGTGGCCCATGACAAGAAGAAAGAAATGCTTCAAAAGCTTCTAAGCATATTGTCCACAAAGACAGAAGACACTAAAAGACGAGTGATGAACCTGCAGAACATTCAAAGAGTCCTCAGGAAGGTTGATAACCAAGGCGAAACTCTACCAGGTGGGACCTTGATGACCGAGAAGAAAATGTCCCATGTTACTAACCAGATCATGGAGCTGGAGAGGGAAAAACAGCAGCTGGAAATTAAGACTTTTTGGGTTGTGGAACTGTCCAGGCAAATGGACCCCATATACTTCCTAGAAGATGTGGCCATAGATTCTGAAGACTGTACTGAGACGTTGCATCTGGATACGGCACTGATCACGGGCACCGCACCCAAGTATCTACTTGATATTGCATCAAAAGCCAAAAAGTGGTGGTTCCCCAACCAGAGGCCTGCATATGTCATTCTCAATGTGAACACGGCAGCTAGCAACCTACTGGTGTCCGATCACCAGAAAGCCATCACCTACATGGACATGCACCAGCCTCGCCCCGAAACACCAGAAAGGTTTGAGCAGAACCAGATTTTAAGTGTTAATATGTTCTCCTCGGGGCGACATTATTGGGATGTGGAGTGCAGTCAGGTGGGAGATTGGATGATAGGAGTGTGTTACGCCACCATGGACAGGAaaggtaaaaaatcatttttggggtgTAACAGCAGATCGTGGTGTCTGCGGAGACGTGATAACGAGTTCTGGGTACAGCACGACACTCGGTGTGTCCACTTGCCCCACGTGACGTCCTGCAATTACGTGAGGGTGTCTCTGAATTGTAAGGTTGGACAGTTGACCTTCCATAGTGTTGGTTGCTCCATCAGACACCTATACACCTACAATATCGTCTTCACCGAACCCTTACATGCTGCTTTTACCCTATTCAGTGGTGGCTTGGCGATCCGGGATTAA